In Vigna angularis cultivar LongXiaoDou No.4 chromosome 8, ASM1680809v1, whole genome shotgun sequence, one DNA window encodes the following:
- the LOC108345572 gene encoding probable cyclic nucleotide-gated ion channel 20, chloroplastic isoform X2, which yields MARFEKDEVPMLSETRAQLSDELVDSNFRRLVSRTRSASISIPMASLESYEKETSLVGHTGPLRSVRKTPFVQMSGPLYATHGTSNLSGQNIAATGNKVVESKTENFSTFNGTNENRWDNDYDRKNEHLMRSGQLGMCNDPYCTTCPTYFKAAQPRTRKTSAIFDPKDDKCIAINWTMTTTLVFFRSINDLIYFFNILLQFRLAYVSPESMVVGAGDLVDQPKKIALNYLKSYLFIDLFVVFPLPQVMILSVLPNYLGSSGANYAKNLLRAAILVQYFPRLFRFLPLLIGQSPTGFIFESAWANFIINLLIFMLSGHVVGSFWYLFGLQRVNQCLRNACRDSNIRGCSTFIDCGRSSGRKSDIWSENVNASACLNASSGAFQYGVYVNAVALTTETRVVNKYVFALFWGFQQISTLAGNQTPSYFVWEVLFTMAIIGLGLLLFALLIGNIQNFLQALGRRRLEMQLRGRDVEQWMSHRRLPEDLRRRVRQAERYNWAATRGVNEETLLENLPEDLQTDIRRHLFEFVKKVRIFALMDEPILDAICERLKQKTYIKGSKIFTQGGLVEKMVFVVRGKLESFGDDGTSVPLFEGDACGEELLTWYLEHSSVTTDGKKVRVQGQRSLSKRTVRCLTNVEAFSLRAGDLEELTILFTRFYPHVQRTLRYVSPYWRSLAASRIQVAWRYRKKRLSRAYTSQSDQTF from the exons ATGGCTCGTTTTGAAAAAGATGAGGTTCCTATGCTGTCTGAAACGCGTGCTCAACTGTCTGATGAATTAGTGGATTCTAATTTCCGGAGGCTAGTATCTAGAACACGAAGTGCTTCAATTTCGATTCCCATGGCTTCCTTGGAATCATATGAGAAAGAAACTAGTCTTGTGGGACATACCGGTCCCCTTCGTAGTGTGAGAAAAACCCCCTTTGTGCAGATGAGTGGTCCACTGTATGCTACCCATGGAACTTCAAATCTTTCAGGACAGAATATAGCTGCTACAGGAAACAAAGTAGTGGAAAGTAAGACAGAAAATTTTTCTACTTTCAATGGCACAAATGAAAATCGTTGGGATAATGACTATGACAGAAAGAATGAACACTTAATGAGGTCTGGGCAACTGGGAATGTGTAATGATCCTTATTGTACTACTTGCCCCACTTATTTCAAGGCTGCTCAGCCAAGAACTCGAAAAACTTCAGCTATATTTGATCCCAAG GATGATAAATGTATTGCTATCAATTGGACAATGACAACAACACTTGTTTTTTTTAGAAGCATTAATGATTTGATATATTTCTTTAACATTCTTCTCCAG TTTAGGCTGGCTTATGTTTCTCCTGAGTCAATGGTAGTAGGTGCTGGAGATTTAGTTGACCAACCCAAGAAAATTGCTCTCAATTATCTGAAGAGTTATCTTTTTATCGACCTATTTGTTGTATTTCCTCTTCCTCAG GTAATGATATTATCTGTCCTACCAAACTACCTGGGATCATCTGGAGCAAATTATGCTAAAAATCTTCTGCGTGCAGCAATCCTTGTGCAGTATTTTCCCAGATTATTCAGGTTTCTGCCTCTGCTAATTGGCCAGTCTCCAACAGGATTCATTTTTGAGTCAGCCTGGgcaaatttcattataaatctTCTCATTTTTATGCTATCTGGCCATGTTGTTGGTTCTTTCTGGTACCTCTTTGGTCTACAG AGGGTTAATCAATGCTTGCGAAATGCCTGCCGTGATTCTAATATTCGTGGATGCTCAACATTTATTGATTGTGGACGTTCATCTGGCCGTAAGTCAGATATATGGAGCGAAAATGTGAATGCCTCTGCATGTTTGAATGCCAGTTCCGGTGCTTTTCAATATGGAGTCTATGTAAATGCTGTAGCACTTACTACAGAAACTAGGGTGGTCAACAAATATGTATTTGCACTGTTTTGGGGCTTCCAG CAAATCAGTACTTTGGCTGGTAATCAAACCCCAAGCTATTTTGTGTGGGAAGTCCTTTTTACGATGGCCATCATAGGTTTGGGACTCTTACTTTTTGCGCTTCTCATTGGAAACATACAGAACTTTCTTCAGGCTCTTGGACGCAG GAGGCTAGAAATGCAACTTAGAGGTCGTGATGTTGAACAATGGATGAGCCACCGTCGCTTGCCAGAAGATCTAAGAAG GAGAGTACGACAAGCTGAACGGTATAATTGGGCAGCAACAAGGGGTGTAAATGAAGAGACGCTTCTGGAGAATTTACCCGAAGATCTCCAGACAGACATAAGACGTCATCTCTTCGAGTTTGTTAAGAAA GTTCGCATCTTTGCCCTGATGGATGAGCCTATCTTAGATGCAATTTGCGAGAGACTAAAGCAAAAGACATACATCAAAGGAAGTAAAATTTTTACTCAGGGTGGTCTGGTAGAGAAAATGGTCTTTGTTGTTCGAGGGAAATTGGAGAGCTTTGGAGATGATGGAACTAGTGTTCCCTTATTTGAAGGGGATGCTTGTGGTGAAGAACTTCTCACATGGTATCTTGAGCATTCTTCTGTAACCACAG ATGGAAAAAAAGTAAGAGTTCAAGGACAGAGGTCGCTGAGTAAAAGGACTGTAAGATGCTTAACAAATGTAGAGGCATTTTCACTTCGTGCCGGAGACCTTGAGGAACTCACAATTCTTTTCACTAGATTCTACCCTCATGTTCAAAGAACTCTAAG GTATGTATCACCTTATTGGAGATCCCTTGCAGCAAGTCGTATTCAGGTTGCATGGAGATACAGAAAGAAGCGTCTAAGTCGTGCCTATACCTCTCAATCAGATCAAACATTCTGA
- the LOC108345572 gene encoding probable cyclic nucleotide-gated ion channel 20, chloroplastic isoform X1, with product MARFEKDEVPMLSETRAQLSDELVDSNFRRLVSRTRSASISIPMASLESYEKETSLVGHTGPLRSVRKTPFVQMSGPLYATHGTSNLSGQNIAATGNKVVESKTENFSTFNGTNENRWDNDYDRKNEHLMRSGQLGMCNDPYCTTCPTYFKAAQPRTRKTSAIFDPKFHHVFYGDAKGFGRKFFSFCYSYVPGVMNPHAKVVQQWNKILAIFCLVAIFVDPLFFFLLYVKEDDKCIAINWTMTTTLVFFRSINDLIYFFNILLQFRLAYVSPESMVVGAGDLVDQPKKIALNYLKSYLFIDLFVVFPLPQVMILSVLPNYLGSSGANYAKNLLRAAILVQYFPRLFRFLPLLIGQSPTGFIFESAWANFIINLLIFMLSGHVVGSFWYLFGLQRVNQCLRNACRDSNIRGCSTFIDCGRSSGRKSDIWSENVNASACLNASSGAFQYGVYVNAVALTTETRVVNKYVFALFWGFQQISTLAGNQTPSYFVWEVLFTMAIIGLGLLLFALLIGNIQNFLQALGRRRLEMQLRGRDVEQWMSHRRLPEDLRRRVRQAERYNWAATRGVNEETLLENLPEDLQTDIRRHLFEFVKKVRIFALMDEPILDAICERLKQKTYIKGSKIFTQGGLVEKMVFVVRGKLESFGDDGTSVPLFEGDACGEELLTWYLEHSSVTTDGKKVRVQGQRSLSKRTVRCLTNVEAFSLRAGDLEELTILFTRFYPHVQRTLRYVSPYWRSLAASRIQVAWRYRKKRLSRAYTSQSDQTF from the exons ATGGCTCGTTTTGAAAAAGATGAGGTTCCTATGCTGTCTGAAACGCGTGCTCAACTGTCTGATGAATTAGTGGATTCTAATTTCCGGAGGCTAGTATCTAGAACACGAAGTGCTTCAATTTCGATTCCCATGGCTTCCTTGGAATCATATGAGAAAGAAACTAGTCTTGTGGGACATACCGGTCCCCTTCGTAGTGTGAGAAAAACCCCCTTTGTGCAGATGAGTGGTCCACTGTATGCTACCCATGGAACTTCAAATCTTTCAGGACAGAATATAGCTGCTACAGGAAACAAAGTAGTGGAAAGTAAGACAGAAAATTTTTCTACTTTCAATGGCACAAATGAAAATCGTTGGGATAATGACTATGACAGAAAGAATGAACACTTAATGAGGTCTGGGCAACTGGGAATGTGTAATGATCCTTATTGTACTACTTGCCCCACTTATTTCAAGGCTGCTCAGCCAAGAACTCGAAAAACTTCAGCTATATTTGATCCCAAG TTCCACCATGTTTTTTATGGAGATGCCAAGGGTTTTGGCCGAAAATTTTTTTCCTTCTGCTATTCATATGTTCCTGGAGTTATGAATCCTCATGCAAAAGTTGTACAACAATGGAACAAGATCTTGGCCATTTTTTGCTTGGTGGCAATTTTTGTTGAtccattatttttcttcttattatatGTGAAGGAG GATGATAAATGTATTGCTATCAATTGGACAATGACAACAACACTTGTTTTTTTTAGAAGCATTAATGATTTGATATATTTCTTTAACATTCTTCTCCAG TTTAGGCTGGCTTATGTTTCTCCTGAGTCAATGGTAGTAGGTGCTGGAGATTTAGTTGACCAACCCAAGAAAATTGCTCTCAATTATCTGAAGAGTTATCTTTTTATCGACCTATTTGTTGTATTTCCTCTTCCTCAG GTAATGATATTATCTGTCCTACCAAACTACCTGGGATCATCTGGAGCAAATTATGCTAAAAATCTTCTGCGTGCAGCAATCCTTGTGCAGTATTTTCCCAGATTATTCAGGTTTCTGCCTCTGCTAATTGGCCAGTCTCCAACAGGATTCATTTTTGAGTCAGCCTGGgcaaatttcattataaatctTCTCATTTTTATGCTATCTGGCCATGTTGTTGGTTCTTTCTGGTACCTCTTTGGTCTACAG AGGGTTAATCAATGCTTGCGAAATGCCTGCCGTGATTCTAATATTCGTGGATGCTCAACATTTATTGATTGTGGACGTTCATCTGGCCGTAAGTCAGATATATGGAGCGAAAATGTGAATGCCTCTGCATGTTTGAATGCCAGTTCCGGTGCTTTTCAATATGGAGTCTATGTAAATGCTGTAGCACTTACTACAGAAACTAGGGTGGTCAACAAATATGTATTTGCACTGTTTTGGGGCTTCCAG CAAATCAGTACTTTGGCTGGTAATCAAACCCCAAGCTATTTTGTGTGGGAAGTCCTTTTTACGATGGCCATCATAGGTTTGGGACTCTTACTTTTTGCGCTTCTCATTGGAAACATACAGAACTTTCTTCAGGCTCTTGGACGCAG GAGGCTAGAAATGCAACTTAGAGGTCGTGATGTTGAACAATGGATGAGCCACCGTCGCTTGCCAGAAGATCTAAGAAG GAGAGTACGACAAGCTGAACGGTATAATTGGGCAGCAACAAGGGGTGTAAATGAAGAGACGCTTCTGGAGAATTTACCCGAAGATCTCCAGACAGACATAAGACGTCATCTCTTCGAGTTTGTTAAGAAA GTTCGCATCTTTGCCCTGATGGATGAGCCTATCTTAGATGCAATTTGCGAGAGACTAAAGCAAAAGACATACATCAAAGGAAGTAAAATTTTTACTCAGGGTGGTCTGGTAGAGAAAATGGTCTTTGTTGTTCGAGGGAAATTGGAGAGCTTTGGAGATGATGGAACTAGTGTTCCCTTATTTGAAGGGGATGCTTGTGGTGAAGAACTTCTCACATGGTATCTTGAGCATTCTTCTGTAACCACAG ATGGAAAAAAAGTAAGAGTTCAAGGACAGAGGTCGCTGAGTAAAAGGACTGTAAGATGCTTAACAAATGTAGAGGCATTTTCACTTCGTGCCGGAGACCTTGAGGAACTCACAATTCTTTTCACTAGATTCTACCCTCATGTTCAAAGAACTCTAAG GTATGTATCACCTTATTGGAGATCCCTTGCAGCAAGTCGTATTCAGGTTGCATGGAGATACAGAAAGAAGCGTCTAAGTCGTGCCTATACCTCTCAATCAGATCAAACATTCTGA